One part of the Dyadobacter sp. 676 genome encodes these proteins:
- a CDS encoding sigma-70 family RNA polymerase sigma factor yields the protein MNKKQRIAEENEVLLNLWHQSQAGDSLAFCQLADKQYRTLFNYAFNFTTNREFIKDAIQDLMIHIWEKRQSIQIRFVTIYFLRALRNQLMQEFRRSNGSHPFLDIDEASQLSDYQTVETEIERNELLSENQVRIRGAIEELPRRQKEAVFLKYFEGMDNEQIADLMQVNRQSVANLLFKAMTTLKQHIHPISNLLLLCLAFQA from the coding sequence TTGAACAAGAAACAACGCATCGCTGAGGAGAATGAAGTTCTTTTAAATCTCTGGCATCAGAGCCAGGCCGGGGACAGTCTGGCTTTTTGCCAGCTTGCCGATAAACAATACCGCACACTTTTCAACTACGCCTTCAATTTCACCACGAACCGGGAGTTCATCAAGGACGCGATCCAGGACCTGATGATCCATATCTGGGAAAAACGCCAGAGCATTCAAATTCGGTTCGTTACCATTTACTTTCTCCGCGCACTCCGGAACCAGCTTATGCAGGAGTTCCGACGTAGCAACGGCTCCCATCCATTTCTGGATATCGACGAAGCCAGCCAGCTTTCCGACTACCAAACGGTAGAAACGGAAATCGAACGGAACGAGCTCCTGAGTGAAAACCAGGTCAGGATACGTGGTGCTATCGAAGAGCTGCCCCGCCGCCAAAAAGAAGCCGTCTTCCTTAAATATTTTGAAGGAATGGACAACGAGCAGATTGCGGACCTCATGCAGGTAAACCGGCAATCGGTCGCCAACTTGCTTTTCAAGGCGATGACTACACTCAAACAACACATTCATCCGATCAGCAATCTGCTGTTGCTTTGTCTGGCATTTCAGGCGTAG
- a CDS encoding RidA family protein, which yields MKSERRSLIKKLFASVAGIAGIGAASKVKAEVAAPAPQKEVGDVTMYQDVPLFSGHTKYGNLVFVAGKGAHFEGDITAHTKHVLDELEKELIKAGSSMEKVLKCSVFLHDLNDYKAMNEAYKGRFGSKPPCRTTVAVYGGVPGDSLVEIDCIAYV from the coding sequence ATGAAATCTGAAAGACGATCTCTTATTAAAAAGCTTTTCGCATCCGTAGCGGGTATCGCGGGCATAGGTGCTGCATCCAAGGTCAAGGCCGAAGTAGCCGCCCCGGCACCACAGAAAGAGGTGGGCGACGTAACGATGTACCAGGATGTACCCCTTTTCTCAGGCCATACCAAATATGGCAATCTCGTATTTGTCGCGGGCAAGGGCGCGCACTTCGAGGGTGACATTACGGCCCATACCAAACACGTGCTGGACGAGCTCGAAAAGGAGCTGATCAAAGCAGGTTCCTCCATGGAGAAAGTACTCAAATGCTCCGTGTTCCTGCACGACCTGAACGACTACAAGGCTATGAACGAAGCCTACAAAGGCCGTTTCGGCAGCAAACCCCCATGCCGCACCACAGTAGCGGTATACGGCGGTGTGCCCGGTGACTCCCTCGTTGAAATCGACTGCATTGCGTACGTTTAA
- a CDS encoding cytochrome c class I: protein MKSGFASVLALGMAFHVSGQQREVTTSKPKALRDDIIIEEYMKVEPEAVRLIQHPVTGDMYYTTFFGDVVKIVIENGKPVSKKILSVEDHGIPRLQGAAFHGNTLFLAGNVSVNNNKGNKGRMVRYEITPGAPTPGVDKPEMTVVFNTVEYGANKTTFDHGWNALEISPDGKYIYVNTGARTDHGEVQDNGGEYPNARDNALTANIFRFPIDSKDLLLSTDLAKLKADGYIFAEGIRNAYDMAFDAKGNLFAVSNSGDYDHPEDMFWVRKGHHYGFPWVMGGIENPQQYPDFQPDPEKDPFLSKFAFAFLMKYFHNDPDFPKRPEGVKFTPSVQNLGPDANEYRDRKTGVVMDGDTTGVTVGTFNAHSSPLGLFFDTHNALGKEFTGDGFVIRYTGGPRNGVVNPNPLRRYGKDLLHLEMTYDKKTDNYKTRTTSIINNFTAPTDALLVGNILYVIEYGGKQGGNKAGGSLWKITLPANEKMAKKNRKKTS from the coding sequence ATGAAGTCCGGATTCGCGTCGGTGCTCGCACTGGGCATGGCGTTCCACGTCTCCGGACAACAACGGGAGGTTACAACTTCTAAGCCCAAAGCACTTCGCGACGACATCATCATTGAAGAGTACATGAAGGTAGAACCGGAAGCCGTCCGCCTTATCCAGCATCCGGTTACGGGCGACATGTATTATACCACTTTTTTCGGGGATGTGGTCAAGATCGTTATTGAAAATGGCAAACCTGTGAGCAAGAAGATACTTTCCGTGGAAGACCACGGTATTCCGCGTTTACAGGGAGCTGCATTCCACGGCAACACGCTGTTCCTCGCGGGTAACGTTAGCGTAAACAACAACAAAGGCAACAAAGGCCGGATGGTCCGTTACGAAATAACGCCGGGCGCTCCCACGCCCGGCGTTGACAAACCGGAAATGACGGTTGTTTTCAACACGGTTGAGTACGGCGCCAATAAAACTACGTTCGATCACGGCTGGAATGCGTTGGAAATCAGTCCGGATGGGAAATACATTTACGTCAACACCGGCGCGCGTACCGACCACGGCGAAGTGCAGGACAATGGAGGCGAATACCCGAATGCACGCGACAACGCCCTCACCGCGAACATTTTCCGCTTCCCGATCGATTCCAAAGACCTGCTCCTTTCGACTGATCTGGCCAAGCTGAAAGCCGATGGCTACATTTTTGCCGAAGGGATCCGCAATGCCTACGATATGGCTTTCGATGCAAAAGGAAACCTGTTTGCAGTATCCAACTCCGGTGACTACGATCACCCCGAGGATATGTTCTGGGTACGGAAAGGCCACCATTACGGTTTCCCCTGGGTAATGGGCGGCATCGAAAACCCGCAGCAATATCCCGATTTTCAGCCAGACCCCGAAAAAGACCCTTTCCTGAGCAAGTTTGCGTTCGCATTCCTCATGAAATACTTCCACAACGACCCCGATTTCCCCAAAAGACCGGAGGGCGTGAAATTCACACCTTCCGTCCAGAATCTGGGCCCGGATGCCAACGAGTACCGCGACCGCAAAACCGGCGTGGTAATGGACGGCGATACCACCGGCGTTACCGTCGGGACGTTCAATGCGCATTCCTCACCGTTGGGCCTTTTCTTCGATACCCATAATGCATTAGGCAAGGAGTTTACCGGAGACGGCTTCGTAATCCGCTACACCGGCGGCCCCCGCAACGGCGTTGTCAACCCCAATCCGCTGCGCAGGTATGGGAAAGACCTGCTGCATCTGGAAATGACTTACGACAAGAAGACCGACAATTATAAGACCAGGACCACAAGCATTATCAACAACTTTACTGCTCCTACCGACGCCTTGCTGGTTGGTAACATCCTGTATGTCATTGAATACGGCGGCAAGCAAGGCGGTAACAAGGCCGGGGGAAGTCTCTGGAAAATCACATTGCCCGCCAATGAGAAGATGGCGAAGAAAAACAGGAAGAAAACATCGTAA
- a CDS encoding cytochrome c: MLKNRIIAASLIILSGIGLAGFSSGENTFIHSNQEPWKAPAWADTLKSPYHEEPLTLAQGEELFTLYCSSCHGETGYGDGAAGGALGQKPANFHDTLVKAQSDGALFWKMSNGRGNMPPFQDVFTAEQRWQLVAYIRHLGKTE, encoded by the coding sequence ATGCTGAAAAATAGAATTATCGCCGCAAGCCTTATCATTCTTTCCGGAATCGGCCTGGCCGGGTTTTCTTCCGGAGAGAATACGTTTATTCACAGCAACCAGGAGCCCTGGAAAGCACCGGCCTGGGCCGATACCCTAAAAAGTCCCTACCACGAAGAGCCGCTGACGCTCGCGCAGGGCGAAGAACTTTTTACATTGTACTGCTCTTCCTGCCACGGTGAAACCGGTTATGGAGATGGCGCCGCGGGAGGAGCTCTTGGCCAGAAACCCGCTAATTTTCACGATACGCTCGTGAAGGCACAGAGCGACGGCGCGCTGTTCTGGAAAATGTCGAACGGCAGGGGCAATATGCCACCATTCCAGGATGTGTTCACGGCTGAGCAACGCTGGCAATTGGTGGCGTATATCCGGCACCTGGGTAAAACAGAGTAA
- a CDS encoding c-type cytochrome: MKTRFKWSSSLLVLLALGFTQRSDQDLPVVNTKNGGLFLPDGFEATVVVDSLPGRARHIAVNDNGDIYVKARFADKGESVIALRDTNKDGRADIIRRFGGAAKERAYGTAMRIYKGYLYFSSELVVYRYKLTPGKLVPDGPEEVILTDDHAHGMHEHIAKPITFDDKGFMYVPFGANSNCCQEQNRTPGSKGMTPCPILEDHGGIWKFDANKTGQLQKDGTKFATGLRSVVALDWNFQDNNLYAVQHGRDDLLRLWPQLYNGWQSALLPSEEFLRIKEGTHAGWPYCYWDQMQAKKVLNPEYGGDGKIVGQCDQYEKPLIGFPGHWAPNDLLFYQGNQFPEHYKNGSFIAFHGSTNRAPYPQSSYFIGFVPFKNGQVAGEYEIFADGFAGLDPIVNVSDAVYRPMGIAMGPDGSIYIAETEKGKIWKVTYKGNKKKFNKTALAKMEQRKTMSHIRTPDFVNDNLDKDKPVAGGKVYNVYCSACHQRNGMGDSQRFPPLAGAEWVTGDKERLIKVLLNGLEGPIEVKGQSYNNVMPQHSFLKDEEISEVLTHIRSSFGNNASPVTTEEVAKVRASLK, from the coding sequence ATGAAAACGCGTTTCAAATGGTCTTCTTCCCTGCTCGTACTTCTGGCGTTGGGATTTACGCAGCGTTCCGATCAGGACTTGCCGGTCGTCAACACTAAAAATGGCGGTTTGTTTTTGCCGGACGGGTTCGAGGCTACGGTGGTGGTGGACAGTCTTCCCGGCCGTGCCCGGCATATCGCGGTCAACGACAATGGAGACATTTATGTCAAAGCGCGCTTCGCCGACAAAGGCGAATCCGTGATCGCATTGCGGGATACCAACAAGGATGGCCGCGCCGATATTATCCGGCGTTTCGGCGGCGCAGCGAAAGAACGTGCCTACGGGACCGCCATGCGGATATACAAGGGTTACCTGTATTTCAGCTCGGAACTGGTCGTTTATCGTTATAAACTGACGCCCGGTAAACTCGTGCCGGATGGCCCGGAAGAGGTCATCCTCACCGACGATCACGCACACGGTATGCACGAGCACATCGCGAAGCCGATTACATTCGACGACAAGGGCTTTATGTATGTGCCTTTCGGGGCCAATTCGAATTGCTGCCAGGAGCAAAACCGCACGCCGGGCTCGAAGGGAATGACCCCCTGCCCTATTCTGGAAGACCACGGCGGCATCTGGAAATTCGACGCGAACAAGACCGGGCAGTTACAGAAAGACGGTACCAAATTTGCAACCGGCTTGCGCAGCGTCGTGGCGCTCGACTGGAATTTCCAGGATAACAACCTCTATGCCGTCCAGCATGGCCGCGACGACCTTTTACGCCTGTGGCCGCAGCTTTACAATGGCTGGCAGAGCGCATTGCTGCCTTCGGAGGAGTTTTTACGGATTAAAGAAGGTACCCATGCCGGCTGGCCTTATTGTTACTGGGATCAAATGCAGGCCAAAAAAGTATTGAACCCGGAATATGGCGGCGATGGCAAAATTGTGGGTCAGTGTGACCAGTATGAGAAGCCTCTGATCGGTTTCCCAGGACACTGGGCGCCGAACGACCTTCTCTTTTACCAGGGGAACCAGTTTCCGGAACATTATAAAAATGGTTCGTTCATTGCATTCCACGGTTCTACCAACCGCGCACCCTATCCGCAATCGAGCTATTTCATCGGGTTTGTGCCTTTCAAAAATGGGCAGGTTGCGGGAGAATACGAGATTTTCGCCGATGGTTTTGCAGGCCTCGATCCCATCGTAAATGTCAGCGACGCTGTATATCGCCCGATGGGCATCGCCATGGGACCCGATGGTTCGATTTATATTGCCGAGACAGAGAAAGGCAAAATCTGGAAAGTGACCTACAAAGGCAACAAGAAGAAATTCAACAAAACGGCGCTCGCCAAGATGGAACAGCGCAAAACCATGTCGCACATCCGTACGCCCGATTTTGTGAATGATAATTTAGATAAAGACAAACCCGTTGCAGGAGGAAAGGTATACAACGTGTACTGCTCGGCCTGCCATCAGCGCAATGGCATGGGCGACTCGCAACGCTTTCCCCCGCTGGCAGGTGCCGAATGGGTAACCGGCGACAAGGAGCGGCTTATCAAGGTGTTACTGAACGGGCTCGAAGGCCCCATCGAAGTGAAGGGCCAGTCCTACAATAACGTAATGCCGCAACACAGCTTTTTGAAAGACGAGGAAATTTCAGAGGTACTGACCCACATCCGAAGCAGTTTCGGAAACAATGCGAGCCCTGTTACGACGGAAGAAGTAGCGAAAGTAAGGGCATCGCTCAAATAG